In a single window of the Raphanus sativus cultivar WK10039 chromosome 9, ASM80110v3, whole genome shotgun sequence genome:
- the LOC108826152 gene encoding cyclin-B2-1-like has protein sequence MVTSNENNIVVEATTTSVLQDETTSRKFGQEMKREKRRVLGVINQNVAGARGYPCVVNKGESLSKQEEGCHKEKLHHPLRSSVTRSRVEEPSLEAKKLKPSVPSENDFGDCIFVDEEEEATLDHPMALEKPYTEADPMEEDVKVKEEPIFDIDVSDAKNSLAAVEYVQDLYAFYRTTERFSCVPVDYMMQQIDLNEKMRAILIDWLIEVHDKFDLMNETLFLTVNLIDRFLSKKAVMRKKLQLVGLVALLLACKYEEVSVPVVQDLVLISDKAYTRNDVLDMEKTMLSTLQFNVSLPTQYPFLKRFLKAAQADKRCEMLASFLIELALVEYDMLRFAPSLLAAAAVYTAQCTVGGGFRHWSSTCEYHSHYSEDQLMECCRKMVSLHQKAATGKLTGVYRKYNTSKFGYIAKCEAAHFLVSA, from the exons atggtTACATCCAATGAGAACAACATCGTAGTCGAAGCTACTACAACGTCGGTTCTTCAAG ATGAAACGACAAGTAGAAAATTCGGACAAGagatgaagagagagaagagaagagtgtTGGGTGTGATTAATCAGAATGTGGCTGGTGCAAGAGGTTATCCTTGTGTTGTCAACAAGGGAGAAAGCTTATCTAA GCAAGAAGAAGGATGCCACAAAGAGAAGCTTCATCATCCTCTGAGATCCTCAGTtacaag ATCTAGAGTTGAAGAGCCCTCCTTGGAGGCGAAGAAGCTGAAGCCATCAGTTCCAAGTGAAAACGATTTCGGTGACTGTATATTcgttgatgaagaagaagaagctacaTTGGACCATCCAATGGCTCTGGAGAAGCCATACACCGAAGCTGATCCAATG GAGGAGGATGTAAAAGTGAAAGAAGAACCAATCTTTGATATAGATGTCTCTGATGCCAAGAACTCGCTTGCAGCTGTTGAGTATGTCCAAGATCTATACGCATTTTACCGCACAACGGAG AGGTTTAGCTGTGTTCCAGTAGATTATATGATGCAACAGATCGACTTAAACGAGAAGATGAGAGCTATACTAATCGACTGGTTAATCGAG GTGCATGACAAGTTTGATCTGATGAACGAGACACTGTTTTTGACAGTGAATCTGATAGATAGATTCTTGTCCAAGAAAGCTGTTATGAGAAAGAAGCTTCAGCTTGTAGGGTTAGTGGCGCTGCTCTTAGCCTGCAAGTACGAAGAGGTCTCGGTTCCTGTTGTTCAAGATTTAGTACTCATTTCAGACAAGGCTTATACGAGGAACGATGTTCTAGACATG GAGAAAACAATGTTGAGCACTTTGCAATTCAATGTCTCGTTGCCTACGCAATACCCATTCTTGAAAAGATTCCTTAAGGCAGCTCAAGCAGACAAGAGG TGTGAGATGTTGGCATCGTTCTTGATCGAGCTTGCACTTGTGGAGTACGACATGCTTCGCTTTGCACCGTCATTACTAGCTGCCGCAGCTGTGTACACTGCTCAATGTACAGTTGGTGGTGGCTTCAGGCATTGGAGCAGTACATGTGAATACCACTCTCATTACTCTGAAGATCAACTCAT GGAATGTTGTAGGAAGATGGTGAGTCTTCATCAGAAGGCGGCGACGGGGAAGTTGACAGGAGTATATAGGAAGTATAACACATCCAAGTTTGGTTACATAGCAAAATGTGAAGCTGCACACTTTCTTGTGTCTGCCTGA
- the LOC108826361 gene encoding protein NOI4, producing the protein MASNDAGRPLPKFGDWDVNDPATADGYTVIFSKAGEDKKTGRSSTKTNSQRKQEGDKPPVKKWLCFTFS; encoded by the coding sequence ATGGCATCAAACGACGCTGGAAGGCCGTTGCCAAAGTTTGGGGATTGGGATGTGAATGATCCTGCCACAGCGGATGGATATACGGTGATATTCAGCAAAGCCGGTGAAGATAAGAAGACAGGAAGGAGTTCGACGAAGACGAATTCTCAGAGGAAACAAGAGGGTGATAAACCACCGGTCAAGAAATGGCTCTGTTTCACCTTTtcttga
- the LOC108828739 gene encoding phosphoserine aminotransferase 2, chloroplastic encodes MAASTNSFLVGNQTQIPSFKPKPTSQSFLHLTKPPFTSTRPKPVSIRCASTTTTTIGSDPRVINFAAGPAALPENVLLKAQSELYNWRGSGMSVMEMSHRGKEFLSIIQKAESDLRNLLAIPSDYSVLFLQGGATTQFASLPLNLCASSSDPADYVVTGSWGDKAFKEAQKYCNPSVVWSGKSEKYTKVPSFDGFEQNPHAKYLHICANETIHGVEFKDYPVPKNPNGVLIADMSSNFCSKPVDVSKFGVIYAGAQKNVGPSGVTIVIIRKDLIGKAREVTPVMLDYKIHDENSSLYNTPPCFGIYMCGLVFDDLLAQGGLEEVERKNQRKAKILYDAIDESGGFFRCPVEKSVRSLMNVPFTLERAELEGEFIKEAAKEKMVQLKGHRSVGGMRASIYNAMPLAGVEKLVAFMKEFQARHA; translated from the coding sequence ATGGCGGCTTCAACAAACTCTTTCCTCGTCGGAAACCAAACCCAGATCCCTTCCTTCAAACCCAAACCCACCTCCCAATCCTTCCTCCACCTCACCAAACCACCCTTCACCTCCACAAGACCCAAACCCGTCTCCATCAGATGCGCTTCCACCACCACAACAACCATCGGATCCGACCCGCGAGTCATCAACTTCGCCGCGGGCCCCGCAGCTCTCCCCGAGAACGTCCTCCTCAAAGCCCAATCCGAGCTCTACAACTGGCGCGGATCCGGAATGAGCGTCATGGAGATGAGCCACCGAGGCAAAGAGTTCCTCTCCATCATCCAAAAAGCCGAATCCGATCTCCGCAACCTCCTCGCCATCCCCTCCGATTACTccgtcctcttcctccaaggcgGCGCCACCACCCAGTTCGCCTCCCTCCCTCTCAACCTCTGCGCATCCTCCTCCGATCCCGCCGATTACGTCGTCACCGGATCCTGGGGAGACAAGGCCTTCAAGGAGGCCCAGAAGTATTGCAACCCGAGCGTCGTCTGGTCCGGTAAGTCCGAGAAGTACACTAAAGTCCCGTCCTTTGATGGGTTTGAGCAGAACCCGCACGCCAAGTATTTGCATATATGCGCCAATGAGACTATCCATGGAGTTGAGTTTAAAGACTACCCTGTTCCTAAGAACCCTAACGGTGTTTTGATAGCTGATATGTCTTCGAACTTCTGTTCGAAGCCTGTTGATGTCTCCAAGTTCGGTGTCATCTACGCCGGCGCGCAGAAGAACGTTGGTCCTTCGGGTGTTACCATTGTGATTATTAGAAAAGATTTGATCGGGAAGGCTAGGGAGGTTACTCCAGTGATGCTTGATTACAAGATCCACGACGAGAACAGTTCCTTGTACAACACGCCGCCGTGTTTCGGGATCTACATGTGCGGTCTCGTGTTTGACGATCTGTTGGCGCAGGGTGGGTTGGAGGAGGTGGAGAGGAAGAACCAGAGGAAGGCTAAGATTCTGTACGATGCGATTGATGAGAGCGGGGGGTTTTTCAGGTGTCCGGTTGAGAAGTCTGTGAGGTCTTTGATGAATGTTCCTTTCACGTTGGAGAGGGCGGAGCTGGAAGGGGAGTTTATCAAGGAAGCTGCTAAGGAGAAGATGGTGCAGCTCAAGGGGCATAGATCGGTGGGTGGTATGAGGGCTTCTATTTACAATGCAATGCCTTTGGCTGGTGTTGAGAAGCTCGTTGCTTTCATGAAAGAGTTCCAGGCAAGGCATGCTTGA